ACGATGTGACAGAGCTCCGGCGACGGGCGTCGCTCAGGATGGGGCGGATGGGCTCGGCCTCGATCTGAGGAAGATAAAGGAGGGGTTAGAGAGGAGAGGACTGGTGCGTGGTGACCGGTAACGACGGCCGACCGCGACAATATGAGAAGGATCTCACCGGCgaccgaggaaggaggagctccgacggatttccggcgaagaggggcggcggccgaggtcctcctcgtccttgcggagctgagggaggcaacggcgcgggtcggcgtcgaccgaagcggcggcgcgacgcggctggagtcggcggcggtggcggagagagGTGGTTCGCGTGGCTACGGCGCTacggaggtggagaggggaaatggagcggtgGCCGAGCTTGCCCGGGCGGCGGcaaagctggcggtggcggcggagcagtgcggcggcgaccctagcgacgggaaacggcggccggagttcgccggagtgtggcggcgcgcgggagcggCGTGGGGAGCTCGAGAGAGCGCGCGGGAGGGGGCAATGAGTTGGGGGAAACGGATGAGGGGAGGTCGGGGTGCATTTTTATAGGCCCCGGAGGGGGAGATCGTGGCCGTGgcgggcggcaacggccggcggaTGGAGCTTCGACGACGTGGGCGAGTGGGGCTCGAACGGCGCCGATTTTTTGGGGGGGGAAATGGGGGAGAAagtggaggaaggggaggacgtGGGGTGGACCACGTCTGCACGCGCGCGGGAGCGTGGAGGCGCGCGGAGGAAGCAGCGTCGTGGGGTGGCtcaggcggccatggcggcagttggagctggaggaaagggatgacaggtggggtccacgggtcccacctgtcggagagagagggagggagaggccggctggggaggcagaacggacttgagggagagagagagccgagcgggccgagggaggaggccggcccgagagggagagaaagggggcgcgCGGGTCGCaggagagaaaggagggattgggccgaaaggggcccaaagagaggaaggaggattttatttgttttctttttattttaattgatgcaatgatctttgtgctattaaaactatttctcgagctccgaaaattcacggaaaattccggagagtacattagggcacaaagaatattacaaaatattcccggccaataatttttaaaggaaatttttaattccctcaataattcacttgattaagttgatttaacttttatttaatttccagaaaatgtattattaattgatttttattcccgaacgaaaatcggggcgttacaagtAGGAGGACATGGTGTGGTGGTGCGAGGAGCGGCGGTGACACATGAAGGACACGGTGGCGTCGCGGTAGCAGCTCGCCTCGGCCCACGCCGACTAACTCCGTGTCCCACCACACTGCGCCAGTGCTCCTCACCACAACCACCTAGCCTCCTCTGTTTTCCTCGCTCCCGTCACCGACGCCGCTGCTCTCCAAGCACCacccggcgctgccgccgccaccgccccataGTCacaatagcagcagcagcagcagcctcgtCACATAGCGGTGAGGGCTCCCCGCGGCGGGCCGTGTTGCCTCAAGGTGCCTCACATCCTGTCCGACTCCAGCATTGCTCGCCCAACACGGTTGTCGTTCCGGAAGCTAGTGGTCTAGACACCGTCGGCAGCGGCATCGTGGAACTGGGAGAAAAGGGGAaataagaaggaagaagaaaatgacAAGTGGGGTTAGGGCATTTTTGACTTTTCACGCTATTTATCTCTCATATTCACCtgaaaattaataatttaatggGCGTAATGTCTACTAGCAAATAACCACGTTTAGATAGTGTTTTTCCCCAAAAGTGAATTCGTGCGGTGTCCGACTGGTAAAATCACAAAGTCttgatgtcctgtagcaaagtTTGCctaatttttatgtttttagttTCATCATGAGAAATACTTTCATAACATATATAATCTACACGTTGTTAAACTATACGAACTTTTATATCGATGATTAAAGATAAAAATGTTTTAACTTATAATAAAACTAAAATGACAATTAATTTAAAACTGAGGGAGTAAAGGTAGAAGTAGCTCGGACGTCCTTGTCGAgcccaacgtaccccaatagtAACCGGACAACGGCGCTGTGCGTCCGTGAGGGTTGATTGGCCACGAGCCAAGGACGGAACGGAACGGAATGGAAGAAATATGTTCCCTTTGCTTGAACCCAAAGTGTCACAGCGCTATACAATTCATCCCATCCGTACACATTTTGCTGCCCTGCCACACGTGTGCGTCGTAGGATTACGTACTTGTACCACCAAAAAGTTGGTTGGCCAGAAGAAAAAATTTTTGCACATGAATCCTCTCAAAAGAATACAAATATATTAATGGCCGATCGATGGCCCGGCGTCCTTGGTAGTCGTCGAATACGCGATGAAATTTTGGTATTATTGTAGGTGTTACTAATAAGACACATTTCCTCTATGATgcaggcctggtttagtttccaaatttttttctcaaaaacatcacatcaaatactTGGACACATgaatagagcattaaatataaattaaaaaactaattgcacagttaagggggaaatcgcgagacgaatcttttgagcctaattagtccatgattagccataagtgctacagtaacccatatgtgctaatgattgattaattaggctcaaaagattcatcctgcggtttccaggcgagttatgaaattagttttttcattcgtgtccgaaaaaccCTTcagacatccggtcaaacatccaatgtgatagccaaaaaatttcttttcgcgaactaaacaggcccataATATGATTTGTCTGGTCTCTAAAATGTTTTTAAAATGTCACTAAATATAAGACTAAGTACAATAGCAaactataagctagctataaatatatgTGGAGGGGATAaaacaaagagagaagagaaatgaACTATGGATCTTAGCACGTTATGTGTATAAGAGGTGGGACTAGTTATTAATGATGTAACATATATTTATAAGTAACTACTGTAAAAATAGATTATTAGATTACTATAAATGATTtgacttttgaaaaaaaagtagttgattataatattaaacttgctctataGCTCTGTAGTTAGTGGGactgtttctaaaatagaaatgGTTGACCGGGGGACAAGCGCTACTGATGTAGTGATGTGCCCCTGACTTATAGGGAATTGTTAATGATCTCAAGTCTTAAAACCTCTATCTCCTCTATTTACAGCCTCATCGCTAGGCTTagtgagaaataaaaaaaaaagcatacttGTAAAcgataatttatgaataaaacttttatatacgtgttcttatgatttaaaagtaaatgatttaaaagtaaatgatagaaaataaactacgatgaaaattctcaaaatcaactctaaatttaaggtaaaaaatttaaattttggctgataaggataaatataaatgaaaaaaaagacgtTAAATATGTGTTAGATATTGTGCTTGTGAATGTGTAAGTGTAGTGTGTGTATACTGTATAGATGGTGCATGTACCAATGGATCATCCACGTAATCGAAAGAAATGGCTTCATGGATCTTATAAACTGGAGTACATAGCAGGAGAGAGGATAGCACGGATCAACTATGCTTGTGTTGATGTCGCCATATGAACTTCCAGATCAAACCACCATGCATGCTGGTTTAAATAGTTGAAACTTGTCTTTCAAAGAAATGAATGAAACTGAGAGATGGCCCACTCTTCAAAATTATTTAGCAGGTTAATTAGGCAAAATAATGCATATTTTTCTAGAGAGGAAATAATGCATGTTCTCacctaatatttttcttttctgtgtGTTTAGTGGGAAAGCTACAGAATCAAATGCCTTTGGTTTCGGAAACATATGTTATACTCAAATATATTTGGCTGATACCAAATCATGTAAAATACATCCACATCAATCCAATTATATGTTAcatagtttgttttttttttcataatggaACATTGCAGCAATTTTTCACTTGTGTTAAATATAGTACCATATATACAACTCTCCTAACTTGATAATTTTGGCATAAGAGAACTCATGCCAAGAAACAGAGGTAGCTACCCAGTCCTAATAGCAGCAACTACTACTAAACATATTTTATACTATAATTAATACACATCAACTACATAATCATCATCACCACCAAAAGAATTAAGATTAATTTAAGTTAAAATTAATGTAAACACATAtcaacatcatcaccagcaACTCTGTTCAGCAACAACCACACACCTCGCATCGTCGtcgatggcgtcgtcgtcgtcgtcatcatcgcaTCGCGGCCGTCCGTTGCTCCACGTCAGCatcagcgccgccgcggcctcctccgtcAGGGActccagcacggcggcggcgagctcggcgccgacgcgccgccgcgcgtcgccgaCGGGGCACACGCTCCACCCGGCCGCCATCTCGGCGGCGATGAGGCCGTGCaccttggcgatctccgcctcgagcttctcctcctcctcccagtagcgtgaggcggcggcggaggaggaggaggaggaggaggagctcgtcgacggcgagcttGCTGTGTGGTTGTTGACGGGGTGGTCGGGTAATGCCGGCGTGTAGGCCGCCGCCAGGAGCTCCCTGAAGATGACTATGGCCTCTGCGATGGACGAAGTACGTGGAGCGAGTGAGCTCTGAGCTATCCACGTGGCGGCAGcaatggcgccgccgcgccggagacGAAGGAGACGCGAGGTGAGTGTACACGTTTGCTTACTTTTCGAGTAGgcaggcgacgctggcggctgGAACGGGCTCTGCTCCAGCACGGAGACGGGGCTCagctgcttctcctcctcctcctcctcctcgtcttccaTGTCGTCCTcgccgatggccgccgccgcagccggctgctgctgctgctgccgcttccCGCCAACCTTcttggccgccgcggcgccacgCGGTAGAAACTTGGAGAGGATGACGCTGAGAAGCGcgctcgccggtcgccgtcgccgccgcctcatcgcccgcgcggcggccggccagcaggcggcgtcgaggagggcGGGGGAGCAGCCCTTGTCGAGGAGAAAGAGGTGGAGGGAAAAGGGCTCCTGCTGCTCCTCCAGCAGCTCTGAAAggcggcgggcgccgccgccatcactgctgctgctgcttcccgacgccggcgacggcgagaggagGGTCGCCATGGGGGGTCGGACCGTCGGAGAGAGGAGGTAGGTGGACGGCGCCGGATGGATGAATGGAGGCTTATAAAGGTGGGGGAAAGAAGATTGAAAATCTGAGACTCTGAAATGTCTACTTTGGTTACCAAACTATATATCTCCTTTTGTCATGAAAATATACTTTAAGCTActgaacttttttaaaaatatgactatATTTATAACCCtataaaattatgaaaaaaagtTCAAATTACCAACCCAAACTAATGTGACAGTACGAATTACCTCATCAATTCAAAATTAGACATTCTTCACCCTCAATTTTTCATACCGGACAAATTGTCCCCTTAGCTAATTCCGAAGCGGTTTTGGTTTTACGTGGCATAAGTCAACATAAGAAAATAAGTAGTGTGGCCCACTTATCAATTCTGCCTCTTCTCTCGGTCACCACATTTGGGcccttaacttttttttatatattttcttatgtTGTATGAATTGCCACATGTGCATCACTTAGGATTAAAACCGCTCTGGAGTCTATCAAATGAGTAATTTGTCTGGTATAAAAAGTTAAGAGTGAAAAATATCTGGTTTTTGAATTAAGGAGGGTAATTCATATTGCCACAATAGTTCAGTGGGTATTTCGGACGTTTtctcaaattattataaaaatgatttataGATACATCATCCTTTCACAACTTAGATCACTAATacatttagaaaagaaaagttaagatttcatttgtaaaaattatattagtaGATTTATCATGGATATGTGGCTAGTAATAATAAAATGGGTATTGCTATGTTTCAGAGGTGCAATTTTAGCCACCTAAAAATTACACTTTCCTACGCCTAAAATTGCAGAAGTATGCAATGTGCAATTTTACTTCTTTTTAGCTTTATTTTTCCTGTTCTATATGGTTTTGCTTTACTTTTAGCTAAGTTTGAATATTGTGTGCATGTACTTGTGTAATATGAattgtaatttcttttttttagttatgtgttttttgaaaaattttgcAGGTTAGAATAATTTATTGCTAAACTTTCTATGTAAGAAAAAGGGAGGAGTGATGGAAACCAGTGGActgttaccacagggataagaAAACCGactaaaatttttgaaaatCACAGTCACGACACTTCTtagtaaaatatatatattaatgtacTAAGACTATGGCAATATCCTAAACGATAAGtaaatctctactacttaaaaaataaaaaataagatgcttccttcgtccgtcaaaaacaaaaaaaatagcagaaaaataaaaaaaaggtctctactacttaaaaaataagatatgcttccttcgtccgtcaaaaacaaaaaaaatagcgaaaaaataataaaaaaaaaaggtccgacTCCTATTCCTCTGGTCCGACTCCTATTCCTAtcagaaaccaaaaaaaaaaatccggctCTATCCGATTCCCCcttataaaaaggaaaaataaaagtcACCACTCCTCTCGGTTTGAGTCTGAGATCACAGGCACCCTCCTTTCTATACCATGATATCTCATACatcttggtgaaaaaaattgatgtgccgaattaaagatctgtttgcaaaaatAGAACCTACAggtcgagagcattccatttttatatgattttaatttttggatttgTACTTTTGCATtcgagtccctgtaatttttatatttacatttgagttcctataatcttgcaaaaaaatgaaaagggcGAAATAAAGTCCGATTTCTAAtcagtatatatctcttctctatctctaatctaatctaacaatttaaaaatagaaaatgcacgagaaaataaaaattgttcaaataaaacgcgtgagaaaaaagttagaaaaaagcgcaaaaaacACGCTAAAAAGGTTTTACATCTtccataaaacaaaaaaaaagcgcgagaaaaattatttccatcgctggtaaaaaaattttaaaaaaacatgcgaggaaAAAACTGTAAAAAAATGCgctatttctaaaaaaaatggtttgaaaaaACCACGCAAGGAAAAAAAcaccatctattaaaaaacaaatcgctctgacaaaactgtcagaaaaaacactaaattgatggacgcttgagtcggatagaatccatcgattttttgccATCTACTACACGGCTTTTATTTCATCACATATTCTCCTGTAttggaaaaaagcaaaaaaagaacatttgaaaaaaaaggaaaaaatgcgCGAGAAAATTATTGTTAGAAAAAACatgcaaaaaacacacgagaaaataaaagcaaaaaagggagaaaaatatggttttcatcgtcagtaaaaaaagcaaaaaaaaaacatgctaggaaaaaactattagaaagaaatgcgccatttctgaaaaatagtttgagaaaatcgcgcaagaaaaaaagcaccgtttataaaaaaacaagccaCTCATCAAAATACAAACACATATTATTATTAGAACTTTTTtacccgttacaacgcacgggtatttttgctAGTAAAGTATAAAGTCAATCTATACTATAAAAGGTTGAATTTTTTGGTTTTGCCCTTCTATTTTGGGAGGACGGGGACCAATCGAACCGAAATTTTGGAATATTTTGGACCGAAATAATTTAACATTTTATcatattttgatcaaattttaataaattGTGCTAACATAAAAAAAGTGGAGTGGGTTGAAACTTTGGAAATTTCATTCCAGAATTTTGGACTATGGTTACTAGTagtataaatattaaaaagataCTAATGGTAATGGTTTTaaaaagtttaattaattacaaaTACCCCATAGGCCCAGACAACCTGCTTTTCGTGATCGGACAAATGAGCATCATATCCGATCCACACCCTAGCTTTGCTTCTGTTTCACGTATGTATTTATGGTGGTCATACCCATATATACGATCATACGTACATAGAGGTGAGAAAGTGACACTGGGGAGATCAACTATCACTTTTAAGATCGGTACAAGGTACTGGTACTGTGTGCTGTTTGCAAAAATCTTTAGGCTGTCTGCAGATGGAATTTCACATCACTCCTATACATGATTACATGAATGTGTACTCCTTTTATTTGCAGGTGAATAGGCAGCTTTGTTTGGTCCATCGGTTTTCGAAAGTAGTGTGGGTACTATGTGCCGTCGTCGTTACCCGTCACACATACAATGCCGTCCTTTCTTTTTTGCCAATGGCATCAGAAcaaaaggaggaggaagaggtggtTGCTTTTGGTTGCCATTGGCATCTATCTAGAGGTTGGTAGGAGCTGAGCTGATGATTCTGGTTCCCACCCCTGGAAAGAGATAGGACGATTACTTGCTAAAGCTGGAGTTATATATCGAGCTTTGGATTGTATCCGAACACGTATctggagaaaaaaatagtattatATATAACTTTCATATGTTTACTCTTAGTATGCATAGAACCGGCTTATAATACGAGAGACTTATTCAATACAGCGGAAAATAATTCTAGCATatgaattttatatttttttactatcaGTCTCAGCAGTCTAAACTCGATACTAACAAAAGATTTAACAAGAATGCTTAAAAGGCCGTAAGAATTCGAAGTGTTATGTTTTCTTTTCTAGCGGGCTGATTAAATTAATGAAAAATTAACACATTTGAGGTCTAAAGGCATAGCAAATCGTACATCATCTATCGGTAGCAAATATGGTACACCCCTCAAATAGTTAGGTCCTCTTTGTAATGTAGGATTGGGAAACACATAAATACAAAACAGATATCccctaaaaaaagaaatgaaaaataTAGAATTTGTTGTATGTTTCTCTAATCTTACAAGAATGAAAAATATGAAACAAAGCAGTTATGTTCATATGAAATTGAGCCATATGAATGCAATCATATCGAAAATTTTCTATCAATTTCTATGAATACTAGAATCCCAATGAAAATCCTCCTCATGTTTGCAATGTAATTTTTGGGAAAAGTAAGATGTAActgtgttgtttgttttttttttaaaaaaaaagatgtaacTGTGATGCAACAGCTTAACTGCGTACTTTCATTTGCTTCCTCCCAACGTACGAATAAATCATGTTCTACAAAGGTGAGCACACTCAAAAAAACAGAGTTCTTTCATGATTCACATGTTCTTTATTAAAAGACAATCAATAGCTAGCATACCGCTCAAACTAGCAATtaacaatatttttatatataattttggtCAATTTGAATTGTAAACTGTGAAATATACATCACTAAAATCATTAAGGACATTTGTTAAGAACTGAAGTTCCTAACAACCAGTACGTATGATGAGAGATATTTCTCAGATATCTATATATAGTCCAAAACATAAAATATACAGTAAAATATACaccataatttaataaaattgaGATATACTTTATACCCAGTTAATTATATATGCCTATATAATTAGTGtagttaatactccctccgtcccaaaataagtgcagttttagcacTGTTCACGTCCAACGTacgaccgttcgtcttatttgaaaaaaaattatgatttatatttttattgttactagataataaaatatgaatattattttacgtgtgactaatttttttaatatttttcataaatttttcaaataagacggatagtcaacACGCTAAACACGGATatctatggctgcacttattttgggacggaggtagtatttttttctcttctctcattaaaccACAACACTTCAATATTTATAACCCTAAATAATTAAACTATGGTGAAAATTgcctcttttttcttctcccgTATAACCACACCACCATAGTTGTCTTTGGATGATCCATATATATTAGTTCCTTCATTTTCTTCTATCGTGAAGTGGCATCACTTTAATTTTGCAATctatatatgatttaaattgTCATAAACTAATACCTTCTAAATGGTTTATCATTTTTTAACATGATCGATCAAATATGCATATTATATCGTCGAGTAACAAAACAAATCTGTCGTACACCTTATTTCTATATATCACTATCATACAAACTTTTCCCCACGGCAACGCACATGATTTTATCTAGTTACTATGTGAGagcataatatatatttttccactatatatctatctatctatctattattatatactaaaagtccattaaacttcctacaaacgctcctaagccgccacgtgacAATTCTATAAATGCTCCTAAGTCGCCATGTGACGTTTTAATATATTAGAAACATCTGAccctcgattttcatttaaattggtgggtccataATTTTGCactattagattagattaaaaatAGACCCTTATACGTATGCCTCCCTCACCACCTGCAAGTACGTACGTACAAGTACGAACGTAACATACCCCCTagacttttttccttttcttatacaccttcttttattattttgctTTACCTAATATACATCCATAATATTATTGGTGTTTGAACATATGTTTATTTACTAAAgaaatatgtaattatcatttattttgttatactctgtccattaaatttcctacaaacgctctcacgTCACCATGTGTCACTCTACAAATGCTTCTACGTTGCTAAGTAgcgctataataaattaaagaaaatcataGAAGTTCTTAGagaaaataaaacatttaatcctcgattttcacttaaagcTAAGAGACCATTATTTTAGAcaattaaattattaaattattaaatctaaaaaaataatctcTCACTCCCAATATCCTATTCACATACAAGAGAAAATCCTTGCGTACAATTCAtccgggaaaaaaaaaaaggcaaaagctATACGTATGTACGAACGAAATAAAAACCAAAGATATTGATAACTATGATTGAAAAAAATCACTGCCAAGATTAATTATAAAAGCACCAGCCCAAACGACCAGCCAAGATAATCACCATCAGCTCACGGCTCAAGCACGTATATGCATTATCTGCTCTTCTTATTTTTAGGTTGTTGAGATATCTAAAGCATAATAAAATCTAAACAACATTTGATTTATATCTTCGATTGAATGTAGACTTTCATGGTTATCACGGTCAGTGTCATCTTCGTGGAGGGCTCCATGCATGTATTAACTTTTGGTCAGTTTAGTTCTTTACATTCTTGacaattaaatcaataatttaaatctatatattgatgttttattatcaaattaaaaaatagtgtGAGCCATATATATGCCTTCACCCTTTGCATTTTCTATGATAtagagataaaatatattactctacGAACTTTAAATTAGGTCAGTGTCATCTTCGTGGAGGGCTCCATGCATGTTTTAACTTTTGAAAACTATAAGTTGGTTTTATGATCAATTTAGTTCTTTATATTCTTGacaattaaatcaataatttaaatctatatattgatgttttattataaattaaaaaatagtgtGAGCCATACCATCACCCTTTGCATTTTCTATGATATAGAgctaaaatatattactctacAAACTTTAAATTAGTGAACCCGTTATTTTATACCGTTAAATTAGGTCTATTGAAAaaacaacccccccccccccaaaaaaaaacaaaatctccCATGTAAGAAAAagcaaagtaacatatatacacaagtaaaaatatatagctaaaaatatacatacatactaTGATCAGAGAAAATCAATGGTCTCTAAACTATGATTTTCCatgatataaaaaatattacccaACCAATATACGCAGTTAAACTAGATCAAAGATGTAATATGAATTCAATGGTCTGTAAGTGTTCATCTATTAAATATATATCAATTTCAATAATTCTGATgtattcctttaattaaatGAACTATTATTGACCTATAGTAGTTAGTGCTAACTGATAAATACATAATGGCACATAATAATTAATGTCataataatttttcaaataattatGGTGTACAATATCACCTGACAAATAATTTGaatctacatatgtaaaaatgaaaaatgaaaacaacagaatttagttatatttttttcaagtaGATCTTATCTAATTTTAATATGTGAGATATTACGAttctcaaatatttttttttgaatttttcaaaactATTTGATTGGTATTTGAAAAGTGAGAAGCACACATGATACATAGACATGATAaactttattaaaaatacttctagCGAGTGATATGGCTATACTACAACCCCTTAATCCATCATGAGAACTATGGTCATATATGTAGGTTTTTTGTTTGTCATATAGTTTTGGCAACAAATAAACAATCCAGTAACACccataatatattttcttatactTCAGGAATTCCGATGTGTCGGGCATAGTTGATGGATGTATGTCATACACTCTACTAACATGATAACCTCACTCACTTTCAAATAAGAATATTGTATATGTATTATTGAAATTTGAGTAATATTGATTTACACTATAAACAAATTGTGTCTACTATATACCACAAAACTTTAAAAAGGATTATTGTAATCACCTCTGTCTTCTCTTTTTCCATTCTCAAAAGGGTGCCAAGCATAGATAATAAAGCTTGCTATACTACCATGATATAGCAAAGGCATACATTTGGATGAGTTAAGCCACCATGGGTACTTAACGATGCAATCC
This genomic window from Oryza sativa Japonica Group chromosome 12, ASM3414082v1 contains:
- the LOC107278654 gene encoding uncharacterized protein isoform X2, with the protein product MATLLSPSPASGSSSSSDGGGARRLSELLEEQQEPFSLHLFLLDKGCSPALLDAACWPAAARAMRRRRRRPASALLSVILSKFLPRGAAAAKKVGGKRQQQQQPAAAAAIGEDDMEDEEEEEEEKQLSPVSVLEQSPFQPPASPAYSKKAIVIFRELLAAAYTPALPDHPVNNHTASSPSTSSSSSSSSSAAASRYWEEEEKLEAEIAKVHGLIAAEMAAGWSVCPVGDARRRVGAELAAAVLESLTEEAAAALMLTWSNGRPRCDDDDDDDAIDDDASV
- the LOC107278654 gene encoding uncharacterized protein isoform X1 encodes the protein MATLLSPSPASGSSSSSDGGGARRLSELLEEQQEPFSLHLFLLDKGCSPALLDAACWPAAARAMRRRRRRPASALLSVILSKFLPRGAAAAKKVGGKRQQQQQPAAAAAIGEDDMEDEEEEEEEKQLSPVSVLEQSPFQPPASPAYSKKAIVIFRELLAAAYTPALPDHPVNNHTASSPSTSSSSSSSSSAAASRYWEEEEKLEAEIAKVHGLIAAEMAAGWSVCPVGDARRRVGAELAAAVLESLTEEAAAALMLTWSNGRPRCDDDDDDDAIDDDARCVVVAEQSCW